GCCGCCGGCGCGTATCTGAGGAAGCCGACCTGATCGAGATGGGTCGTGGTGATGAGGCCACTTACGGCGGCGAAATGCGCCTCGGTCAGCTCCATCTCGCGTACGGTGATCAGCTTGCCTTGCGCGGTCGCCTCGGCGAAAGCCGGCGGGCTCATGCTGAAAGGGTCTTGATAATGCGACTGGATCAGAAGGATGCTCATGCGGCGCAAATTCCTGCAAAGGCGGGCAGAACCGCCTGATGCCTGTCGCCTGTCGGGCCGATAAGCTGGACCACCCGCATCGGGACACCGTAAAGCCGTTCGAGATGTTCCGGCGTGATCGTCTCCGCGACCGGACCGAACAGCGATTGACCATCCGGCATCATGAGCAGCGCGTCGTCGGCAGCGGCAAGCGCATGGTTCGGATCATGCGTCGTGAAGGCGATTGCCTTGTCGCGCGGTTCGCGCAGGCTTTTGAGCAGGTTCAGCAGCCGCTCCTGGTTGCGAAGGTCGAGTGCCGCCGCCGGCTCGTCGAGGACGATCGCCTCCGACCCGGTGGCGAGCGCTCGCGCCAGAAGCACGAGCTGCCGTTCGCCGCCGGAAAGCCGGTCGAAGAAATGATCGGCAAAGCGGGCCGCTCCCGCCCGTTCGAGCGCGGCATGGGCAATCTCGAAATCGGAAGGTCCCGGTTGCCCGAACAGGCCGAGATGCGCTGCCCGCCCCATGACGGCGACATCGATGGCGCGGTAGCGCTGGTTGCTGCTTCCGGTCTGCGGGACGTAGCCGACAATGTCGGGCGCCACCCGGCTGCCTTCGTCCAGCCGCTGGAAGCCGAGCATGGCTTTCAGCGTCGTCGTCTTACCACGGCCGTTGGGGCCGAGAATGGCGAGCGAACGCCCGACGGGAACCGAGAAACTCAGGCTGTCGAGGATGGTGCGCACCCCGAACCTGACGACTGCATCCGTCAATCCGATCATGATCCCGTCCTTTCGCGATAGTGATGGCGCAGGAGAGCGGCGAAGATCGGCGCGCCGACAAGGGCGGTGATGACGCCGAGCGGGATTTCCGCCGCCGTCGCGGTGCGGGCGAGGGTGTCGATGCAGACCATGAATCCTGCGCCGAGCACGGCGGCTGCCGGCAGCAGCGCGCGGTGATCATGGCCGACCAGCAAACGGGCGGCGTGGGGAATGACAATGCCGATCCAGCCGATGATGCCGGAGACTGCGACCTGGCTGCCGACGATGACGGCGATAAGGCAGAAGACCAGCCATCTCTCGCGCGTCGTATTGGCGCCGAGGCTGCGGGCCTCGGCCTCGTCGAGCGACAGGATGTTGAGCCGGAAGCGGAGCATCCACAGGAAGCAGCTTCCGAGAATGAGACCCGGTGCTGCCACCAGCGTGCGCTCCCAGGTGGCTGTCGCGAAAGATCCCATCAGCCAGTAGACGATGGCGGGA
This Rhizobium brockwellii DNA region includes the following protein-coding sequences:
- a CDS encoding ABC transporter ATP-binding protein, whose protein sequence is MIGLTDAVVRFGVRTILDSLSFSVPVGRSLAILGPNGRGKTTTLKAMLGFQRLDEGSRVAPDIVGYVPQTGSSNQRYRAIDVAVMGRAAHLGLFGQPGPSDFEIAHAALERAGAARFADHFFDRLSGGERQLVLLARALATGSEAIVLDEPAAALDLRNQERLLNLLKSLREPRDKAIAFTTHDPNHALAAADDALLMMPDGQSLFGPVAETITPEHLERLYGVPMRVVQLIGPTGDRHQAVLPAFAGICAA